A DNA window from Nerophis ophidion isolate RoL-2023_Sa linkage group LG13, RoL_Noph_v1.0, whole genome shotgun sequence contains the following coding sequences:
- the LOC133564215 gene encoding melanoregulin-like → MGASLTLCCCHYHLNYNRGETNAFLRKHAAEASKTPRPPSSDSGNSDAEEECHWGPQNTTGTPQRNRGTNTHGASCIRRESDRELQAFISMRDQVDKATEEWEKLNYDIHTLRYARREVRARWKKILLQLGYQSEVDALLYVNKQSRLNRDQESLSRATEPLTKLLDHTSLFPPGTGHKTRYLYVMDRLVCLDSAEDFVRLATEKYPKAETQEG, encoded by the exons ATGGGTGCCAGCCTGACCCTCTGCTGCTGTCACTACCACCTCAACTACAACAGAGGGGAGACAAATGCATTTTTGCG CAAGCACGCTGCCGAAGCTTCCAAGACTCCACGGCCCCCGTCCAGTGACTCGGGTAATAGTGATGCAGAGGAGGAATGCCATTGGGGGCCGCAGAATACCACGGGGACGCCTCAGAGGAACCGGGGGACGAATACGCACGGAGCCTCGTGCATCAGGCGGGAATCGGATAGAGAGCTCCAGGCTTTCATCAGCATGAGAGATCAGGTTGACAAAGCTACTGAG GAATGGGAGAAGCTGAATTATGACATCCACACTTTGCGCTACGCCCGTCGGGAAGTCAGAGCTCGATGGAAGAAAATCCTGCTACAGTTAG GTTATCAGTCTGAGGTGGATGCTCTGCTGTACGTCAACAAACAAAGTCGCCTCAATCGAGACCAAGAGAGTCTGAGCAGAGCGACTGAACCGTTGACCAAGTTATTGGACCACACGTCCTTGTTTCCTCCAGGAACTGGACATAAGACCAGATACCTCTACGttatg GACCGCCTGGTGTGTCTGGACAGCGCTGAAGACTTTGTCAGATTGGCCACAGAAAAGTATCCAAAGGCCGAGACACAGGAAGGCTGA